The following coding sequences are from one Zalophus californianus isolate mZalCal1 chromosome 5, mZalCal1.pri.v2, whole genome shotgun sequence window:
- the LOC113928539 gene encoding dynein light chain Tctex-type 3-like: MSTRHRSFRNLLNATAQYHCHCHEVGFNADEAHNIVKECIDGVLGGEDYDQNNINQWTANIVEQSLTHVVKLGKAYKYIVTCAVVQRSAYGFHTASLCFWDTTSDGTCTVRWENRTMNCIVSVFTIAIVL; encoded by the exons ATGAGCACGAGGCACAGGAGTTTTAGGAATTTGCTCAATGCCACAGCCCAA taccaCTGCCACTGCCACGAGGTTGGCTTCAATGCTGATGAAGCACACAATATCGTTAAAGAGTGTATAGATGGGGTCTTGGGTGGTGAAGATTATGACCAGAACAACATCAACCAATGGACAGCAAACATAGTGGAACAATCCTTGACACATGTGGTTAAGTTGGGAAAAGCTTATAAATATATTGTGACCTGTGCAGTGGTCCAGAGGAGTGCCTATGGCTTTCACACAGCCAGCTTGTGTTTTTGGGATACTACATCTGATGGAACCTGTACCGTGAGATGGGAGAACCGAACCATGAACTGTATTGTCAGTGTTTTCACCATTGCTATTGTCCTGTGA